GGCGGTGCGGCTCGCGGCGACAACGGATCCCGCGGCCAAGGGTGATGTGGTCGGGCCGGTCATCCGCACTCCCATCGCGACGGTGCTGACCCGCTGCAATGTCGACAGCCAAAACTTGTACGCCGAGTGCCTGCTCAAGCGCATCGGCTTCGCATCGACCGGCGCCTCCGGCACCTGGCTCAACGGCTCCGACGCCATCGAGAAGCTGGTCCGCGCACGCATCGGCGAGCAGGTGAATCTGGACGCTCTGGACTCCGTGGATGGCTCCGGCCTCTCGAAGGAAAATCGCGTGACCACCAGCATTCTCAGTGCCTGGGTCAATGATCTGGTCGGCGACCCCAAGCTGGGGGAGATCTTCACCGGCACGCTGGCCGTCGGCGGCAAGAGCGGCACCGTGAAGAAGCGATTCCGTGATTTGGACGCCAGGAAATTCACCGTGCACTGCAAGACCGGCTACATCGACGGCGTCTGCGCCCTTTCCGGCGTGGTGCAATGCGTCAACGGGCATCACGCCACCTTCAGTGTGATTTGCAATGGTTTCGAGTCGGGAGGCGTGAGCAAGGCCAAGCAGCTGCAGGAGAGCATCGTGAAGGCGACCGCGGAATACCTTGACACGTTGCAACCGGTCGGCGCCGTGGCTTCACCCAAAATTCGGGAAGCTCTCGGCGGCGGCTGATGTCAGAGCACCGCGGGGACGCTGTCGGTCAACTCAAGTTCAATGGGCTCGGAGGGATTCGTCTGGCGAACCTTGATGCGCTGTTCGCGCGCCAACTCCAGCAGGGCCAGGAACAATCCGATCCGGTCCATGCGGCTGCGGCCCTCGAAGATCGATTCAAGATTCATGCGCCGCTCCGGCGCCCGTGAGAGCCGGTCAACCAAGTCGTCCTGGTGAAGTCCGATCGGCGTGTCATCGAAAGCCACCTGGTGCTCGCCCAGGCGCGTGAAGTCCACGGCCAGCGTGATGCGCTCGAAGGCTTCCAGCAGGTCCAGAAGGTGCACGTCGCCGATGTCGAGGTCCTGCACCTCCTCCACGGTGGTCGCTTCCTCATCCTTTTGGGGCTCGCCCGCGGCGCCGGAGGCCGACCAGCGCCGCGAGAACTCGCTCCGCAGTGAATCCAAGGTTTCCGCCGCGGTGCGGAAGCGCTGATAGGCCAGCAATTGCTGCACCAATTCGCGCCGCGGATCCTCGTGCAGGGTGGAATCGGGCAGCACCTGCGAATCATCCTGCTCGGGCTTTGGCGACAGAAGCCGGCTCTTGATCTCCACCAGCGTGGCCGCAAGCACCAGGAATTCGCCCGCCTGCT
This portion of the Planctomycetota bacterium genome encodes:
- a CDS encoding segregation/condensation protein A: MASVDEYQVKLSAFQGPLDLLLFLIRRAEVDIHDIPIAAITNQYLEVLKGTTEMDVEQAGEFLVLAATLVEIKSRLLSPKPEQDDSQVLPDSTLHEDPRRELVQQLLAYQRFRTAAETLDSLRSEFSRRWSASGAAGEPQKDEEATTVEEVQDLDIGDVHLLDLLEAFERITLAVDFTRLGEHQVAFDDTPIGLHQDDLVDRLSRAPERRMNLESIFEGRSRMDRIGLFLALLELAREQRIKVRQTNPSEPIELELTDSVPAVL